One region of Thunnus albacares chromosome 8, fThuAlb1.1, whole genome shotgun sequence genomic DNA includes:
- the LOC122987704 gene encoding transmembrane protein 158, with protein MLNNCPTLLLALTAVAGLLQRCQGWSDEDLLLPPINSSNRFLANLEVDVRFSKRSVEESEASSDASSSSSSSSLQSLSQCNVSVQRLLPTSLVARWDSSFGFQCDVLIYTTNNQGRAFFSAAFNRATSPVVIEHLGVTGGQQELRLCVGCGMSRYRRFGQGRARGQQSGDQVTFCCVDFSLDELKGDKSWRLNRKPIESTLVACFMTLVIIVWSVAALIWPVPIIAGFLPNGMEQRRPR; from the coding sequence ATGCTGAACAACTGTCCGACTCTCCTGCTGGCTCTGACCGCGGTGGCCGGACTTCTCCAGCGATGCCAAGGCTGGAGCGACGAAGACCTGCTCCTGCCGCCCATCAACTCCTCCAACAGGTTCCTGGCCAACCTGGAGGTGGACGTGCGCTTCTCCAAGAGGTCTGTGGAGGAGAGCGAAGCCTCGTCCGAcgcctcctcatcatcatcatcatcctccctGCAGTCGCTGTCCCAGTGCAACGTGAGCGTCCAGAGACTCCTGCCCACCTCGCTGGTGGCCCGCTGGGACAGCAGCTTCGGCTTCCAGTGTGATGTGCTCATCTACACCACCAACAACCAAGGAAGGGCTTTTTTCTCCGCGGCTTTCAACAGGGCGACCTCGCCCGTCGTCATCGAGCACCTCGGGGTCACAGGGGGTCAGCAGGAGTTGAGGCTGTGCGTGGGATGCGGGATGTCTCGGTACCGGAGGTTTGGCCAGGGCCGGGCGCGGGGCCAGCAGAGCGGGGATCAGGTCACTTTCTGCTGCGTGGATTTCAGCCTCGATGAGCTGAAGGGGGACAAAAGTTGGAGGCTGAACAGGAAGCCAATCGAGTCGACACTTGTGGCTTGTTtcatgactttggtgatcattGTGTGGAGTGTTGCTGCTCTCATATGGCCAGTCCCGATCATTGCAGGATTTCTGCCCAATGGGATGGAGCAGAGGAGACCCAGATAA